The region CGAGCTTTTCATCTCAGAGATCACACAGCTAAAGCAGTCAAAGCAGAGCAAGGTGCTTGAAGTGCATTCGCTTGATGAGCTAAAAGACAAGCTTGGCAAAGTGATCGTCATGGTTTTAATCGTAAATTTCTTCCAAAGAGTGCTTCATGCAAACTTCACAACTCCGCTTGAGATGGCTTATCTTGCGGCTTCTATCCTCGCACTTTGCCTTGGACTTTACTTCCTTCACAAGGGAGATCACTAAAATTTTAAGCGTTTTTACGCTTAAAATTTCTTCTACATCTTTTCTTTAGCTATTTTTGGATAATATCCATTTAAAAATTTAAAGGAAATTTGATGATTTTCATAGACGCTTGCCTTAAAAAACCGACCCCATACACGCCTGTTTGGATGATGCGCCAAGCTGGTAGATATCTGCCAGAATATATGGCTGTAAGAGCTAAAGCAGGGGACTTTTTATCGCTTTGTAAAGACTATAAAAAGGCTAGCGAGGTCACGCTTCAGCCAGTTGAAATCCTGGGCGTTGATGCGGCGATTTTGTTTAGCGATATCCTTGTCGTGCCTCTTGAAATGGGCATGGATCTGCGCTTTGAAAAGGGCGAGGGACCAGTTTTTACAAAGCCTTTGCGTGATGAGGCCGCACTTGATGCGCTTAGTATCGAAAGATCGGCTAAAAGCTTAGCATACGTCTATGATACGATCAAGCTTACAAGAGAAAATTTGGCTAAAGATAAGGCGCTAATTGGCTTTTGTGGCGCGCCATGGACGATAGCTACATATATGATAGAGGGTGGTGGCAGCAAAAACTATGCGATCTGCAAAAAAATGCTCTATCAAAATCCAGAATTTTTACATCAAATTTTAGAAAAAGTGACGCAAGCGCTCATCCTTTACGTCAAAGAGCAAATAAAAGCAGGCGTAAATGCGGTGCAAATTTTTGATAGCTGGGCGGCTGCACTTGAAGAGCAGGCTTATTTTGAGTTTGGGTTTAGCTATATAAATAAGATAGTTGATAGCGTCAAGGCTGAGTTTCCAGAGATCCCGATCATCGTTTTCCCAAAAGGTATAAGCGGCTATCTGGATAAAATTTCAGGTAAATTTGACGTTTTTGGCGTTGATTGGAGCACACCGATCGAGCTAGCAAAAGAAAAA is a window of Campylobacter concisus DNA encoding:
- the hemE gene encoding uroporphyrinogen decarboxylase translates to MIFIDACLKKPTPYTPVWMMRQAGRYLPEYMAVRAKAGDFLSLCKDYKKASEVTLQPVEILGVDAAILFSDILVVPLEMGMDLRFEKGEGPVFTKPLRDEAALDALSIERSAKSLAYVYDTIKLTRENLAKDKALIGFCGAPWTIATYMIEGGGSKNYAICKKMLYQNPEFLHQILEKVTQALILYVKEQIKAGVNAVQIFDSWAAALEEQAYFEFGFSYINKIVDSVKAEFPEIPIIVFPKGISGYLDKISGKFDVFGVDWSTPIELAKEKLSPRYVLQGNMEPTRLYSKKAIDEGVDKILSTMKGAPHIFNLGHGILPDVPVENAKYFIKEVQRKSAR